One region of Primulina huaijiensis isolate GDHJ02 unplaced genomic scaffold, ASM1229523v2 scaffold24871, whole genome shotgun sequence genomic DNA includes:
- the LOC140967232 gene encoding ADP-ribosylation factor-like protein 8a codes for MGLWEAFLNWLRSLFFKQEMELSLIGLQNAGKTSLVNVVATGGYSEDMIPTVGFNMRKVTKGNVTIKLWDLGGQPRFRSMWERYCRAVSAIVYVVDAADHENVNISKSELHDLLSKPSLSGIPLLVLGNKIDKPQALSKQALTDQMDLKNITDREVCCFMISCKNSTNIDQVIDWLVKHSKSKS; via the exons ATGGGTCTCTGGGAAGCTTTTCTCAATTGGCTGCGGAG CCTGTTTTTCAAGCAAGAAATGGAGCTCTCGTTGATTGGTCTTCAAAATGCTGGGAAAACTTCACTTGTAAATGTTGTTGCT ACTGGTGGATATAGTGAAGACATGATCCCTACA GTAGGATTTAATATGCGGAAAGTCACTAAGGGGAATGTAACGATAAAGTTGTGGGATCTAGGAGGTCAACCTAGATTTCGCAGTATGTGGGAGCGATACTGTCGTGCTGTTTCAGCTATTGT CTACGTTGTTGATGCTGCTGATCACGAGAACGTCAACATCTCCAAAAGTGAACTTCACGATTTGCTTAGCAAACCATCTCTAAGTGGTATTCCTCTGCTGGTTCTAGGAAACAAGATCGACAAGCCTCAGGCACTATCTAAACAGGCCTTAACCGACCAAAT GGATTTGAAAAACATCACAGATCGAGAGGTTTGCTGTTTCATGATATCGTGCAAGAACTCCACAAACATCGATCAGGTCATCGATTGGCTAGTTAAGCATTCAAAGTCGAAGAGCTGA
- the LOC140967320 gene encoding uncharacterized protein isoform X2: protein MAAKRVVGVLFFVFSCVAICSAARIILEARVDVAGEGYGGGAGGGSGGGVVEHGYASGGGSGAGKGSGYGGEGEHGAGGGGGGGGSGGGGGAAYAAGGDRGAGHGSGGGEGGGAGYGAGGAHGGGGGGGGGGAAAAGGGHAGGYGGGEGGGSTGGGYAAGGGYGGGGGHGSGGGSASAGGAAAEGYGSGEGAGGGAGESHGGGYGGGGGGGSGGGGAYVGGEHASAYGGGSGAGEGGGHGFYAP from the exons ATGGCTGCAAAGCGAGTTGTTGGCGTGCTTTTCTTCGTGTTCTCGTGTGTGGCGATATGTTCGGCAGCTAGGATTATCCTAGAGGCTCGTGTTGATGTGGCTGGTGAAGGGTATGGTGGTGGCGCCGGAGGAGGGTCTGGCGGAGGTGTGGTTGAGCATGGGTATGCGAGTGGTGGTGGAAGTGGTGCTGGAAAAGGTTCTGGGTATGGAGGAGAAGGAGAGCATGGTGCTGGAGGTGGTGGCGGTGGAGGCGGTAGTGGGGGTGGGGGTGGGGCTGCGTATGCTGCTGGGGGGGATCGTGGTGCAGGGCATGGAAGTGGAGGTGGTGAAGGAGGGGGTGCAGGCTATGGTGCGGGGGGTGCAcatggtggtggtggaggtggtggaggaggaggtgctgctgctgctggcgGAGGACATGCTGGTGGATATGGTGGAGGTGAAGGGGGAGGCAGTACTGGAG GTGGCTATGCTGCTGGTGGAGGATATGGAGGTGGCGGAGGTCATGGCAGTGGAGGTGGCTCTGCTAGTGCTGGAGGAGCAGCAGCCGAGGGATACGGTAGTGGTGAAGGTGCTGGAGGCGGAGCCGGAGAATCCCATGGAGGAGGTTATGGCGGTGGTGGAGGAGGAGGGTCAGGCGGCGGTGGTGCGTATGTTGGAGGTGAACATGCTAGTGCGTACGGCGGCGGCTCCGGTGCTGGCGAAGGCGGTGGCCATGGTTTCTATGCTCCTTAG
- the LOC140967320 gene encoding uncharacterized protein isoform X1, protein MAAKRVVGVLFFVFSCVAICSAARIILEARVDVAGEGYGGGAGGGSGGGVVEHGYASGGGSGAGKGSGYGGEGEHGAGGGGGGGGSGGGGGAAYAAGGDRGAGHGSGGGEGGGAGYGAGGAHGGGGGGGGGGAAAAGGGHAGGYGGGEGGGSTGGGYAAGGGYGGGGGHGSEGGYAAGGGYGGGGGHGSGGGSASAGGAAAEGYGSGEGAGGGAGESHGGGYGGGGGGGSGGGGAYVGGEHASAYGGGSGAGEGGGHGFYAP, encoded by the coding sequence ATGGCTGCAAAGCGAGTTGTTGGCGTGCTTTTCTTCGTGTTCTCGTGTGTGGCGATATGTTCGGCAGCTAGGATTATCCTAGAGGCTCGTGTTGATGTGGCTGGTGAAGGGTATGGTGGTGGCGCCGGAGGAGGGTCTGGCGGAGGTGTGGTTGAGCATGGGTATGCGAGTGGTGGTGGAAGTGGTGCTGGAAAAGGTTCTGGGTATGGAGGAGAAGGAGAGCATGGTGCTGGAGGTGGTGGCGGTGGAGGCGGTAGTGGGGGTGGGGGTGGGGCTGCGTATGCTGCTGGGGGGGATCGTGGTGCAGGGCATGGAAGTGGAGGTGGTGAAGGAGGGGGTGCAGGCTATGGTGCGGGGGGTGCAcatggtggtggtggaggtggtggaggaggaggtgctgctgctgctggcgGAGGACATGCTGGTGGATATGGTGGAGGTGAAGGGGGAGGCAGTACTGGAGGTGGCTATGCTGCTGGTGGAGGATATGGAGGTGGCGGAGGTCATGGCAGTGAAGGTGGCTATGCTGCTGGTGGAGGATATGGAGGTGGCGGAGGTCATGGCAGTGGAGGTGGCTCTGCTAGTGCTGGAGGAGCAGCAGCCGAGGGATACGGTAGTGGTGAAGGTGCTGGAGGCGGAGCCGGAGAATCCCATGGAGGAGGTTATGGCGGTGGTGGAGGAGGAGGGTCAGGCGGCGGTGGTGCGTATGTTGGAGGTGAACATGCTAGTGCGTACGGCGGCGGCTCCGGTGCTGGCGAAGGCGGTGGCCATGGTTTCTATGCTCCTTAG